TCCAAACGAGCGGTATAGTTAAATCTTTTGATGATTACACTGTTCTTTTAGAAAAAGGAAGCGAACAGTCCTTAGTATATAAACACGCAATAAAAATGATGGTTCCATCAAAATATATCAAATTATTTCAAGAACAATCTAATAAAGAAGAATAATTTTTGTCTTAAACGCATATTTTAAATATATTTTAAATATTTTAATAAGTAAGTCTTAGAAATAAAGATTTTCGAAAGATAGCATTTTAAAATTAAAGGGAGGAAG
The sequence above is a segment of the Petrotoga sp. 9PWA.NaAc.5.4 genome. Coding sequences within it:
- the hfq gene encoding RNA chaperone Hfq — protein: MAEKFNLQDRFLNILRVSKIEVKIYLEGGFQTSGIVKSFDDYTVLLEKGSEQSLVYKHAIKMMVPSKYIKLFQEQSNKEE